GCAACACTGACACATGTTCCAATTCCTGCACGACCACCTTTTCATGACTAGAAATGAAGCTCCAGCTTTTCAGCAATCTCACTGAAGCTGCCCGCTGATTGCTGAAAATAGCTTTCCCAAACAGGTTGGCTCCATATTTCCACACGCGTGGAAACACCGATGATCGCGCAGTCTTTTTCAAGCTGCGCATACTCGCGCAGGGTTGGCGGCAGGTTCACTCGCCCCTGTTTGTCGAGCTCGCATTCCATCGCGCCTGAAAAGAAAAACCGCGTGAAAGCGCGCACATCTGCACTTGTGAAGGAGAGGCTTTTCAACTTGCTTTCAATTTGCTGCCATTCATGGGGTGGGAAAACAAACAGACAGCGATCCAGTCCGCGGGTGATGACAAAGGTTTCGCCCAACTCTTCGCGAAATTTCGCAGGAATAATCAACCTGCCCTTCGCATCAATGCTGTGATAATACTCGCCCATCAACACACCCGCTCACCCACTTTCCCACCACAAGGCCCCACTATCCACCACTTTCCTCCACTTGGTTCTACATATTCGCTACGCACAAAAAAAATCCTGCCTCGATGAGCAGGATCTTTTTTACAGTTATGGTTCCTGACGCCAACTGGACAAATACGCTTGCTGTTCTTCCGACAACCGATCGATCTGAATGCCCAGGCTCTCCAGTTTTAAATAGGCCACTTGCCGATCAATTTCCTTCGGAACAGGCAGGACTTTGGGAGCCGTGACATCGATTGCCGTGCCTCTTCCTTCCTTCAGCCATAGCAGCGACAAGGCCTGAAGCGCAAAGGACATATCCATGATTTCAGCAGGGTGCCCGTCCCCCGCCGCAAGGTTGACCAAACGCCCTTCCGCCAGCAAATACAATTTGCGGCCATCCGCCATCTGATATTCGTCAATCTGGTGCCGGACACGCCGCTTGCGAATCGCCAGCGCTTCCAGCGCCCGGATATCCACTTCCACGTCAAAATGGCCGGCATTGGCCAGGATGGCTCCGTCTTTCATTGACTGAAAATGTTCCGTGGTCACAACCTTGGCATTGCCCGTCACGGTGACCAGAAAATCGGCCCGTTTCACCGCCTGTTCCATCGGCATCACATGGAATCCATCCATGTGCGCCTCAATCGCCTTGACGGGATCCACTTCTGTGACAATGACATTGGCTCCCAATCCCTTGGCGCGCATCGCCACGCCTTTTCCGCACCAGCCATAGCCGGCCACCACCACCGTTTTTCCGGCGACCACCAGATTCGTGGTGCGGTTGATGCCGTCCCATACCGACTGTCCCGTGCCGTAACGGTTATCGAAGAGCGATTTGCACAGGGCATCATTGACAGCGACCATCGGAAAACGCAGCCGCCCTTCCTTCTCCAGCGCCTTTAACCGGAGGACGCCGGTCGTCGTTTCTTCGCATCCGCCACGGACCGTCGCGGGAAAATCATCTGGCCGCTCGTGGAGCAGGCCAACCAGATCCCCCCCATCATCAATCAGGAATTCCGGACCGAATCGGAGCGTCATTTCCTGGTATTCCAGGAATTCTTCAGGCGTCGGATGATACGTGGCAAATACCGTGATTCCCCCTTCTGCCAGTGCCGCCGCCACATCATCCTGAGTGGATAGCGGGTTGCTCCCCGAAATGGCCACTTCCGCTCCGCCGGCCTGGATCACTTTGGCCAGATAGGCGGTTTTCGCTTCCAGATGAAGACAGATCCCCACTTTCACGCCGCGAAACGGTTTCTCCCGTTCAAATCGTTCCCGCAGCCGCTCCAGTACCGGCATATGGGATGCAGCCCAATCGATTTTCAGTTGCCCCTCTTTTGCCAGTTTCCGGTCCCGAACCACACTTTCCATCGCGCGCACCTCTTTTCGTTGAACAACAGTACCTTTCACATTTGACCGCCGATCGGTCACAACAGCAAAAAGATGCCTATCACAAACAAAAACACATAAAGCGCACTGAGCAGCAAAAAACCGATTCGCCAGACGCCGCGAAGCCACTTTCGGAAATGGAACCGCCCACGAATCCACCACTGCGCAAATGCAAGGCTAATCCCCAATAAGATGAACAGGCTCAAGACGAGAACCCAACCAGAACCACCGGTTACATTGTACCACAGGACAGAGACCGCAGAGAGGAGAAACAGCGTTGTCACATCCAATGCCCTCAAACGGGCAAGAGGGCGGTTTTTCGTCACGATGTAGATCAACCCATATGTAAAAAGATAGCCGACTGGCGGCATGGCGGCCAATATCGCATACAATTTGCGGAACATTTCCCACATCACCGGCGGCCTCCCCTTCCCCTAATCGTCAAATTGCCTGATATGGGTATTTTCCAAAGCCTTCAGCAGCCAATACAACACGCGATTGGCGGGAGCATCTAATCCCTTTTCTTCAGCCAGGTCAAGGAGCAATCCGTTCAACGCTTCAATTTCCGTCTGCTTTTTCTTCATTAAATCCTGCAGCATGGAAGAAGTATTGCCGGAGGTTTTCTCGCATACGTCCAATACTTTCTCTACCAAATTGGCGTCCAGTTCCAATCCATGCGCACGCGCCACCTCCAACGCTTCCTGAACAACCGCGCTGACCAGCTGGCGCAGCTCTGCCGAAGCGGGAATCGCCCCGTTTTGAACCGACAAAATCCCGGTGATGGGATTCACCGCGCAATTGATCACCCATTTTTCCCACATCCGCAGGCGTATGTCAGCGGTGGTTTCCACATGCATGCCGCTGTCCTGCAATAAAACAGCCAACTGTTTCAGCTGCTCCTGCCCCACGGCATCCGTCGGCAGGCTGCTGGTTGGACTGCCCATCGGATGGCCACCGCTTCCTTGATGAGCGAAGGGATCTCCCAACCATGTCGTTCCTGTGCCGGTATGACGGACCAACCAGTCCTCTTCACGCTTTGCGCCCTCTGTCGTAACAGCCACGTACACCGGTATTCCGGGAAAAGCGGCAGCCATTTTTTCCGCATGCCTAAGTCCGTTTTGAAACAAGAGAAAACGACAGGGTTGATGCCGCTTTTTTTGTAAATGCCGGATCAGCGAGGGGAGATGGGTTTGCTTGACAAAAACCAGACCCCAATCTGCCGTTCCATCCCATTCTTCCATCGTCTGCGCGGTGCAGCAGGTGGTGGTTTTCCGTCCGTCTCGCTCGATGACGGTCAACCCCCGCTCCTGCAGGGCATGAGCCTGTTCCCCGCGTTGCGTAACGGCCAATCCCTTCACCATTCCGCTTGACAAAAAGCGTGATGCATACAACATGCCGATACTGCCCATCCCGATAAAAGCAAGCTCCACAGAGAAATCTCTCCCTTTTTTTCTACATTCGACATTATCATACACGTTCCTGCACGGTTTACCAATATTCCCCACTTCTTTGCTCTAAAAACTAAAAAGGTCATTTCTTCTCAGAAAAAAAAGCCTTGTCTCCCGACAAGACTTTGCCAGCTTAGGTTTTCATCCGTTCCAGGTTGCCGTTGCTCTCCATCACAAACGTAACCGCTCCATTGTAAGGTTCTTCCAAAAGGTTCAATTCCCGGGCCCGCTTCATGATCTCGCCCAGCTTCTGAACATCTTCCGTTGCCTCTTTCAGTTCTCGCATCTCCTCCATCAATTGCTGATACTCCCGTTTTAGCGTTTCGTGCTCTTTCTTCAACGTTTCATAGCATTCTTTCAACACTTCATATTCCTTTTCCAAGTTCTGATGGAAAACCATCTTTTCATGCAATCCTTGCAAATACCGGATGACATCGGACAACCCGATTTCTTCTGCAGGCTGCACGGTTTTTTTCGGGCCATTCCCCGACAAATCCCGTTTTCGCTGTGACTTGGCCAACTGAATGGCAACCTGGTACTTTTTTCTCAGATAACTGTTCCACCGAAAACCACATGCGGCGGCTGTCCGCCCGATTCTCCGGGCCACTTCTTCAAACGCGGCCAATTGCGTGCTCCCTTCCCGGATATGGCGAAGGGTGATCTCTGCCAGCAACAAATCTTCATCAGCCGTCCAACCATCCTGTCTCCTTGTCATCCTATCCCCCACCTTTTCGCCTATCACATTTGACAAACGCGACCTTTCGCAAATCTGAACGGTTCTAAAAGCGACATGTCGATCCTATCTATTCTATATGTAATAGCAGCTGCCATGTTCACACAGACGCGGCCAACACCAATCCGTATTTTATTTTTGCCAGATGATAGCATGACAAAACTTTCGGCATAAAAAAAGACGGGCTCTCATCCAGAGCCCATCGAATCATCCGGGAACACGCATCAGGCAAGAAAGCGTTCCAGCGCCTCCTTGTCGTATCCGATGACCAAATGCTCACCATCGGTCAAAATGGGACGCCGCAACAGACGCGGCTCGTTTTGAATCATGTGCAGCAATTCGCTCAGTTTCAAATCCCGGTAGTCAACCTGCATTTCCTTGAATTTCTGGCTTCTCGTGGCAAGGATATCATCGACGCCATTTTGCGTCATGCGGACAATATCGGTTAACTCTTCTATCGTAGGCGGATTTTTAAAAATGTGATGTTCTTCGTAGGGAATGCCTTTATGTGTCAACCATGCCTTCGTTTTGCGGCAGGATGTGCAACTTGGGTAAGTGTAAAATCGCCATTTTTTCCGCATAGGTCTCCCCCCAACCGCTTTCTCTTTACTTTCTATAGTAAAGTATATTACTTATTTAAATACCATGTCAACCGCCCACCATCTGTTTTCGAAACATTTTTGTTGGGGAATAGACGGCAAACCCACAGGGAATAATGGTTTACAACCTTATCCACGTAGCTTATAATGGTATCGACGCGCAAGACGAGAATATGCAACCATCGAATGTGACAGGAGGAGCAACCATGGCAAGAATGTTCCGGGTCCTTGGCTTTCTGTGTGGCCTTATCTCGATGCTGGCATTCGCAGGCGGTGAAGAACTGGTCGCTTTGTCGATCATCTTCGGGATTAAGACCATCCTCTTTTTCGTATTGAGCTACATGAAGCTGACGGAAAGAACGTACATGTACATATTCGGCGCATATATGTTTTTGGCATTCGTGGGTCTGAACTATTGGATGTTTTTTCAAATGCCGCTTAGCGAGTAAACAGGGAGCCCCTTGCGGGCTCCCTTCTCTATTTGCCTCCATCTCTTATATGTTAAAAGATACCTGGCGGCTCAAACCTCGGAAGACACGAGGAACGAAGACGTTTTTTCCTTGCAAAAGAACGCAAAATCGCTCGCCCATGCCCGTCTCATCGAGGAGCAATTGACGGATCGCCCGATTCTTTCGCGCCTCGGCACTGAAAGGATCGTCTGCTCCCTCCACAAGCT
This genomic stretch from Bacillus thermozeamaize harbors:
- a CDS encoding cell division/cell wall cluster transcriptional repressor MraZ translates to MLMGEYYHSIDAKGRLIIPAKFREELGETFVITRGLDRCLFVFPPHEWQQIESKLKSLSFTSADVRAFTRFFFSGAMECELDKQGRVNLPPTLREYAQLEKDCAIIGVSTRVEIWSQPVWESYFQQSAGSFSEIAEKLELHF
- a CDS encoding adenosylhomocysteinase; translated protein: MESVVRDRKLAKEGQLKIDWAASHMPVLERLRERFEREKPFRGVKVGICLHLEAKTAYLAKVIQAGGAEVAISGSNPLSTQDDVAAALAEGGITVFATYHPTPEEFLEYQEMTLRFGPEFLIDDGGDLVGLLHERPDDFPATVRGGCEETTTGVLRLKALEKEGRLRFPMVAVNDALCKSLFDNRYGTGQSVWDGINRTTNLVVAGKTVVVAGYGWCGKGVAMRAKGLGANVIVTEVDPVKAIEAHMDGFHVMPMEQAVKRADFLVTVTGNAKVVTTEHFQSMKDGAILANAGHFDVEVDIRALEALAIRKRRVRHQIDEYQMADGRKLYLLAEGRLVNLAAGDGHPAEIMDMSFALQALSLLWLKEGRGTAIDVTAPKVLPVPKEIDRQVAYLKLESLGIQIDRLSEEQQAYLSSWRQEP